In Mucilaginibacter sp. KACC 22063, the genomic stretch GATTATAATACCCTGTATACTCCAGGCGCAGAGGGCTATACCGATTATCCAACATTGGATTAAATAGCCATTAATTAAACACAATAATATTATGTAATCGAACTGACATTCATCAATACTTAAAATAATTATACCATGAAAATTATAACAACAGGCTCATTAGGAAATGTAGCCCAACCATTAGTAAAAAAACTGATAGCAGCCGGACATGAAGTAACGGTTATCAGTACTAATGATGATCGTAAAAGTGAAATTGAAGCATTAGGCGCAAAAGCAGCAATTGGTTCCATCGCTGACGTTGAGTTTCTGACCAATACATTTACAGGTGCCAATGCAGTTTATATTATGATGCCACCTTCATTAGGACCGGGTAATATGATACAAAATATAGCAGCTGCCGGGCAAGCATGTGCTGATGCAATTAAAGCTACCGGAGTGATCCGTGTGGTACTGCTAAGCAGTGTTGGTGCAGATGCCGAGCATGGTACCGGGCCAGTAGGAGGTGTGCATCGTGTAGAAAAAATATTCCGCCAGTTAGCGGGTGTAAATATTACTGTTTTGAGATCGGGTTTCTTCTTTGTTAACTTTTTCAGAGATATACCGCTTATCAAAAGCAGAAATTTGTTCGGGAATAATTATAGCGGTGATGACCAGTTGGCTTTAACCCACCCTAATGATCTGTCATCTGCAATTTCCGAAGAGCTGCAAGCAAATGGAAACGGATTTGAAATAAAATATGTGGTAAGCGATGTTGCTAACGGTAATGAAATAGCCAAGCAGCTTGGTGCGGCTATTGGCAAGCCGGATTTAACCTGGACCAACATTCCGGATGAGCAGCTGAAACAAGGTATGATGTCTGGCGGAATGCCTGCTGAATTAGCTGACTTAATTACTCAACTTGGCCAGGGAGTAAAAACTGGTATTGTGATGAAAGACTTTTTTGAAACAGGTGGTAAAGTAACCGGTAAAATAAAGCTGGAACAATTTACACAAGAGTTTAAAAACCGCTACGAACAAGCCTGAATCTAATTCCACCGGGACGGTATGCTGTCCCGGTGATTGCTTAAACATTCGGCTTTGTGGTTACCAATAGTATTAAATGATTTTATATCGATAGTAAGAGTTATTTAAAAATAATCTTTAATTATTTTTATTTCGGCAAACAATATAATGATAGGTTTGTAGTTAAATGTAAGTAAGCTCAAAGTTGAGCTTAAAAACTTTATTACATATTAACCTTTAAAATTTATCGTTATGGCTTTCAAAGCAAGATTAAATTTTTCGGGCAAAGAGTACGATGTGCTGAATTGCTCGTATGCCTTAAACCGCGATGTAGACTCCAAAGGACGCCCGTCTTCAGGAGTATATGGCGGCACCATTGACATCGAAGTAGAGTCAACAGAAGACACTTCGATTATCGAAGCGATGGTCAACAACCAGTACAAACCCGTTACCGGTACACTGCTGATCAAAAAATCAGAAGAAGATGCAAAAATGAAAGAACTGTCATTTGAAGACGGTTACATTGTGAAGTACTCAGAAGGGCTGGACATTACCGGCGAAACCCCGATGAGCTACAAGTTCACCATTTCTGCACGCAAGCTGAAATTAGGCAATGCCGAGCATGTGAACGACTGGCCAGGCCGCACGAATTAATTAAGGGGTAAGTACACACCCAATCGTATTACATTCTAAATTTTACTACTATGGCTTTCAAAGCAAGAATCAATATAGGCTCAAAAGAATTTGATGTGCTGCAATGCAGCTATGCCCTAAGCAGGGACGTTGACGCTAAAGGCCGCCCTTCATCAGGCGTATACGGCGGTACGATACAGGTTGAAGTAGAATCAACCGAAGATACCTCGGTGATCGAATCAATGGTGAACAACCAGTACAAACCGTTGAACGGAACGATCACCTTCAAAAAGTCGGAAGAAGACGCCAAGATGAAGGAGCTGACGTTTACAGAAGGCTACATCATCCAGTACAACGAAGGCTTATCGATTGTGGGCAATGCCCCAATGTCATTAAGCTTTGTGATCTCGGCCCGTACCTTGAAGATCGGCAACGCCGAACACGAGAACGACTGGCCGAAATAAAAAATCGCTGACAGTATTTTAATTATTGTCACAACGTTGAGCAGTAAATCAAGGCTAATTTATTTTTACCAGCTTTTTAACAGTCCGGTAATTGCCTTGATTTACTTCAACAAAATAAACGCCCGCAGGTATTTCTGATAGTTCTATCCTTGCTGACACTTTCTCTCCGTTGGCTTCACCATTCATTATTCTGTATATTTTAGCATTTGCAGAACTGTAAAGCTTTACTACAGCCCTTTCTATAGAAGTAGTTTTGTAGCTTACATTTACATAACCAACTGTTGGGTTTGGATAAAGTACAAGCTGTTGAGAAAGTGAGGTTTTTTCCATTATCTTTTTAGGATCATACATCAAATTCATGGCCTTTAATGAGTCGCTAACAGCGCCGACAGGTAGTACAAAGGCCGGCGTTTCTGTAACAGTCATAGTTAACTGGCCGGCTGTCAGCTTAACTTTTTCTACATCCATTGTATCGCTACCTGCCTTTGGGTGATAGATCTTTGCTGAATCGGCATTGCCTAAATCTAAAGTATACTGAGCAGTGCGCCCTTTTTCATCAGGCACTGTGAGAACATATGCTTGCTGGCCGTTTAGTTCATACCGGTCTACAACCGGGTTGTTGTTTAAGGTTTGCCTGTAAGTATAGTTGCCAATTAAATGATTTACCTGATAAATATAATCTGCAGCAGGCTTACGGGTATGATTGGCGTTGATTAAACCGGATGATGCAAACTGAACCGGGCTTAATGCATTATCATCATACATTTCGTAAAAGAATACACGCGCTATGCCGCTTTTTGCATATTGCAGAGAGGATCTCAAAATCCAGTCGGCTTGTGTTTGCAGCGCTGTTTTTTCACCTATTGCAATGGCTTTGTACGGGCTGCCCTGGTTAATATCATAGCCCACTTCAGTTACCCAAACAGGCATATCACCGGCGTATCGATGCGCCATTTGCACAAATTTGTCTGCCACCTGACTTGTATTAGAAACCTCCGGTGCTGCACCCCGTGTGGCACCGCCTGCCTGTGAGTTTTGGGCATCATTAGCATACAGGTGATAATTAATAATATCCCAGCATAGGTTTACTTCGCCATTTGCTTTAAAACCCCGGTGCTGTTTACACCAGTCGACCATGCCCTGTACATATTGCGGGTCGGCGGCTGCCAAACCACCCATAACTACCATTATATCCGGATCCGCGTTCTTTACACCAACGCCAGGCCCCATCGTATTTTTATTACCATCGTAAAAAGCAGATAGGTTAGCTGCATATTCGTAAGAAGTTTGATATGCTTTTCTGCCTTTCCACCACTTATCTCGTTCGTTGTCGCATTCTATGTATTTCACCAGGTTTAATCCACGCTTTACTACGTTCACAGGGTCATTTGTCCAACGTGGCGTAGCATTAACACTTAGATTAGTACTGTCAACAGCTGCGTTGCTGCCATAACGTGCAGCAAACTGATAAGCCACTTTTGCCTGATCGATATATGACATAGGATCAGAAAAGTCTTTTCCATATTTAATAGGGACGTTCTCCGCATCACGCTGGTCTTCGGGATAAGTGGCCAGCATCCAGTCGGGCAGTGTTTTCAAATCGGCTAAGATTTCGATACCATCCTGTTTACAGCGTTGATAGATAGCATCATAACTCCATCCGCCGCTATGTACAGGCGAAAAGGTATAAGATCCCTCTGATGATTCCAGTTTCTGCCAGTCCATATAATGGCGTACCTGGGTAAATGATTTTACCGCTTTCATACGGTTTTCATCAATAACCATCGGATTATTAGGATCCTCGAAATCCCACTCAAAGGCATTTACACCGAAGTAATTTTTAAGCGGATAGTTTTTTTTTATAGCTGGAGTAGGAGCTGTACCGGCCTTATAAGTTCCGTAAAGTTCCATTTCCGTCGGAAACATATACCAACAATTTAAAACCAGGTACTTTACATCGGTAATAACGCTGTCTAATTTAAACAAGTCTTCGCCCTGTGCATCTTTATCCGGGTAGGGGCCAACCCAGGTATTGTACCGGCTGCCTGTAAACCTAGCAATTTCCTTACGTTCGCCTTTGCTGTTCACAACAGATAAAGTAAGGGGATAAGGCCCTAAACTGCCCTCTCCATCATAAAACTTAACCTTATAAAGATTAATAATCTCTCCATCTGCAACCGGATAGTAGGCATCATAGTTATTAAACATTTTACCCCATCCTGTATTGACATTAATATTTGTAATACTATCAAAAAGACCGCCTAAGCCATCGCTTACATTATTTAGCTGATACCATCTGGAAGGCTCAATAGGTATTTTAACAATAGTCGTATCTTTTTGAGCTGTGCTTAAAGGAGGCGGGATATTTTGAACCAGTGTGCCAGGATAGCCATAAGCAAATACCTTCATAGGAATGTTGTTACTGAACTTATGGATCATCACAGCATCGGCTTCCATCGCATAAGGCAAAACCAGATCGACAAACGTCATATAGGTTTCGCCGGTGAAAAGCCCCACAAAAGTTTTTGTATTTCCGTTTACTATGTAGATAGAATCGGGTTTATCAATAAAAACCCCTGTGTAATCATAAAAAGAAAGCTTAGTGATTTTACTGTGCGATTGCAGCTTAAGCGTTACATCAACGTATTTAAAGTTATTTAACCATACGTTTTCTACAAGGCTGTCCAGATTGTCGTTTAACCAGGGGCTGTAATCTTGTCCCGTATCTTCACTGGGTATAGCCGAAACAAATTTTAGACGTTGCTCTGTTTGAGCAAGTGCTGGTAAACAAAGGGTGATAAATAAAAAACAGAATAACAGGCCGCGCATAACTAATCTCTCCACGGAATTTTATACGTATTAAGTAACATACATGTTACATATATGAATTAACTGTTAATGAGCTTAAATGGTTCTTCTATGCATGAATTTTAAAAGCTCAGATGCTATTTCAAAAGCATTTATTTAGATCTATAGCTTTATATTTACGCCATGCAGCCAGCTAAGCCCGACAATACCGTATTGATTGATGTTTTGCAAACCAAGATGCCTTTTGGTAAATACAAAGGGACACTAATTGCAGACTTACCGGTTTATTATTTGGAGTGGTTGCAAAAAAATGGAATGCCACCAGGTAAATTAGGGATGCTTTTGTCAACCACTTATGAAATAAAGATAAATGGCATGACTACATTACTTAATCAGTTAAAGGCAGCATTAAAAGGACATCAGCAGCCGGGCACAACAACTACAATTCCTAAAATTACTTAAGCGGAAATTGCATTAAACTTACAAATGGTTCCAACTGTGGTTTAGCAAATTACGTTTATACTAATAACGTAATACTAACCATGAAAAAACTATTTGTATATATCATCTGCCTGTTTACAGCCTATAGCTGTGCAAACGGATCAGCGCCGCGCAATCAGCAAGATAATGACCATGATTTTGCTACCGTACCTAATCCGAAACCAGGAGAAGCTGTAGCTACGTTTGGTGGCGGTTGTTTTTGGAGCATGAGCGAAGCATTGTCTGAACTTAAAGGTGTTGACCAGGTAGTTGCCGGTTTTGCGGGCGGCACCACTAAAAACCCAACCTATGAGGATGTTTGCACACGTACTACCGGACATGCAGAGGTGGTGCAGGTTTACTATGATCCAACTAAAATTAGCTTTGCAACTCTGGCAGAGGCTTTTTTCTATGCCCATGATCCTACAACACTGAACCGCCAGGGACCAGATGAAGGTACTGATTATCGTTCTATTGCCTTTTACCGCACACCACAAGAAAAGCAAACGCTTCAGCAAGTGATTGCCAAGGTAAACGCAGGCAAGTACTATTCGGGAAAGGTTGTTACACAGGTTGAACCTTTTAAAGTATTTTATCCTGCCGAAAAATATCACCAGGGTTATTACCGCTCACATGGCGACAGCCCCTACATACAATCTGTATCAGTACCGAAGGTATTAAAATTCAGAAAAGCTATACATGATCAGTTAAAGCCTGAGTTTCAAAAGTAAGAGCAGATAAACAGGATTACTTAAAGCCGGTTAAACCAACCCTTTTTCCAGAATACAAATACCTGTATGGCTGCAATAATCAGCATAGCTGCCATGGTGTAAACATAACCATGATGCACATACAGCTCTGGCATATTATCGCGTATCAGGTGTCCATGTTCGTCCTGGCGGGAAAAATTCATGC encodes the following:
- the tssD gene encoding type VI secretion system tube protein TssD, with product MAFKARLNFSGKEYDVLNCSYALNRDVDSKGRPSSGVYGGTIDIEVESTEDTSIIEAMVNNQYKPVTGTLLIKKSEEDAKMKELSFEDGYIVKYSEGLDITGETPMSYKFTISARKLKLGNAEHVNDWPGRTN
- a CDS encoding DUF3820 family protein: MQPAKPDNTVLIDVLQTKMPFGKYKGTLIADLPVYYLEWLQKNGMPPGKLGMLLSTTYEIKINGMTTLLNQLKAALKGHQQPGTTTTIPKIT
- the tssD gene encoding type VI secretion system tube protein TssD is translated as MAFKARINIGSKEFDVLQCSYALSRDVDAKGRPSSGVYGGTIQVEVESTEDTSVIESMVNNQYKPLNGTITFKKSEEDAKMKELTFTEGYIIQYNEGLSIVGNAPMSLSFVISARTLKIGNAEHENDWPK
- a CDS encoding T9SS type A sorting domain-containing protein, with amino-acid sequence MERLVMRGLLFCFLFITLCLPALAQTEQRLKFVSAIPSEDTGQDYSPWLNDNLDSLVENVWLNNFKYVDVTLKLQSHSKITKLSFYDYTGVFIDKPDSIYIVNGNTKTFVGLFTGETYMTFVDLVLPYAMEADAVMIHKFSNNIPMKVFAYGYPGTLVQNIPPPLSTAQKDTTIVKIPIEPSRWYQLNNVSDGLGGLFDSITNINVNTGWGKMFNNYDAYYPVADGEIINLYKVKFYDGEGSLGPYPLTLSVVNSKGERKEIARFTGSRYNTWVGPYPDKDAQGEDLFKLDSVITDVKYLVLNCWYMFPTEMELYGTYKAGTAPTPAIKKNYPLKNYFGVNAFEWDFEDPNNPMVIDENRMKAVKSFTQVRHYMDWQKLESSEGSYTFSPVHSGGWSYDAIYQRCKQDGIEILADLKTLPDWMLATYPEDQRDAENVPIKYGKDFSDPMSYIDQAKVAYQFAARYGSNAAVDSTNLSVNATPRWTNDPVNVVKRGLNLVKYIECDNERDKWWKGRKAYQTSYEYAANLSAFYDGNKNTMGPGVGVKNADPDIMVVMGGLAAADPQYVQGMVDWCKQHRGFKANGEVNLCWDIINYHLYANDAQNSQAGGATRGAAPEVSNTSQVADKFVQMAHRYAGDMPVWVTEVGYDINQGSPYKAIAIGEKTALQTQADWILRSSLQYAKSGIARVFFYEMYDDNALSPVQFASSGLINANHTRKPAADYIYQVNHLIGNYTYRQTLNNNPVVDRYELNGQQAYVLTVPDEKGRTAQYTLDLGNADSAKIYHPKAGSDTMDVEKVKLTAGQLTMTVTETPAFVLPVGAVSDSLKAMNLMYDPKKIMEKTSLSQQLVLYPNPTVGYVNVSYKTTSIERAVVKLYSSANAKIYRIMNGEANGEKVSARIELSEIPAGVYFVEVNQGNYRTVKKLVKIN
- a CDS encoding NAD(P)H-binding protein — its product is MKIITTGSLGNVAQPLVKKLIAAGHEVTVISTNDDRKSEIEALGAKAAIGSIADVEFLTNTFTGANAVYIMMPPSLGPGNMIQNIAAAGQACADAIKATGVIRVVLLSSVGADAEHGTGPVGGVHRVEKIFRQLAGVNITVLRSGFFFVNFFRDIPLIKSRNLFGNNYSGDDQLALTHPNDLSSAISEELQANGNGFEIKYVVSDVANGNEIAKQLGAAIGKPDLTWTNIPDEQLKQGMMSGGMPAELADLITQLGQGVKTGIVMKDFFETGGKVTGKIKLEQFTQEFKNRYEQA
- the msrA gene encoding peptide-methionine (S)-S-oxide reductase MsrA; this translates as MKKLFVYIICLFTAYSCANGSAPRNQQDNDHDFATVPNPKPGEAVATFGGGCFWSMSEALSELKGVDQVVAGFAGGTTKNPTYEDVCTRTTGHAEVVQVYYDPTKISFATLAEAFFYAHDPTTLNRQGPDEGTDYRSIAFYRTPQEKQTLQQVIAKVNAGKYYSGKVVTQVEPFKVFYPAEKYHQGYYRSHGDSPYIQSVSVPKVLKFRKAIHDQLKPEFQK